Proteins co-encoded in one Planctomycetota bacterium genomic window:
- a CDS encoding CRTAC1 family protein, whose translation MSGAAPREPRDGDLPADDDVADDAVIGRALSRSLVVIGSVAALAAAVAVWRAWPKPRPVAKETTLTLPDRRARPTRALPALPFSDVTAESGVRFVHENGAAGEKLLPETMGGGVACFDFDGDGDQDLFFTTGSRWPWDDRPAAAPATQRLFRNDGGWRFTDVSAGSGLDVTCYATGMAVGDYDADGRPDLFVAAVGPDRLFRNLGGGRFEDVTAATGVAGDDGDWGTSAAFFDADGDGDLDLFVCHYVVWSREADRAQDFRLIGGGRAYGRPQNFAGTFPRLWRNDGGRFSDVSAEAGIQVRNPATGVPAAKSLGVACDDLDGDGRIDIVVANDTVQNFLFHNVGGGRFEELAGPSGVAYDTEGRARGAMGIDIGYFRNDDEVGILIGNFANEMSALYVSTGRQLQFRDDAVANGLGPETRQELTFGVLFADVDLDGRPDIVQANGHLEEDINKVQRTQFYEQSPELFWNCGPDEPTEFVAVPAATVGEGFHRPLVGRGLATADLDGDGDADFVLTASGGPARLVRNDQATGHHWIRIRLEDAGLNRGAVGAMVELRGPAGGPMQRRCVSAARSYQSQSELPVTFGLGTAAEPVTIQLRWPDGELTTHAGLAVDRVHVLRRGGDVR comes from the coding sequence ATGAGCGGCGCGGCCCCGCGCGAGCCCCGCGACGGCGATCTTCCGGCCGACGACGACGTCGCCGACGATGCCGTCATCGGCCGGGCGCTGAGCCGGTCGCTGGTGGTGATCGGCAGCGTCGCGGCACTGGCGGCGGCGGTCGCCGTGTGGCGTGCCTGGCCGAAGCCGCGCCCCGTCGCCAAGGAGACGACCCTCACGCTCCCCGACCGCCGGGCGCGGCCGACGCGGGCGCTGCCGGCGCTGCCGTTTTCCGACGTCACGGCCGAGTCGGGGGTGCGCTTCGTCCACGAGAATGGCGCCGCCGGCGAGAAGCTCCTCCCCGAGACGATGGGGGGAGGCGTGGCCTGCTTCGACTTCGACGGCGACGGCGACCAGGACCTGTTTTTCACCACCGGCTCGCGCTGGCCATGGGACGACCGGCCGGCGGCGGCCCCGGCGACGCAGCGGCTGTTTCGCAACGACGGCGGCTGGCGCTTCACCGATGTCTCCGCCGGGTCGGGGCTCGACGTCACCTGCTACGCCACCGGGATGGCGGTCGGCGATTACGACGCCGACGGCCGCCCCGACCTGTTCGTGGCTGCGGTCGGCCCCGACCGGCTGTTTCGCAACCTCGGCGGCGGCCGGTTCGAAGACGTCACCGCGGCGACCGGGGTCGCCGGCGACGACGGCGACTGGGGCACGAGCGCGGCGTTTTTCGACGCCGACGGCGACGGCGACCTCGACCTGTTCGTCTGCCACTACGTCGTCTGGTCGCGCGAGGCCGACCGGGCCCAGGACTTCCGCCTCATCGGCGGCGGGCGCGCCTACGGCCGGCCGCAGAACTTCGCCGGCACGTTCCCGCGCCTGTGGCGTAACGACGGCGGCCGGTTCAGCGACGTCTCGGCCGAGGCGGGGATCCAGGTCCGCAACCCGGCGACCGGCGTGCCCGCCGCCAAGAGCCTCGGCGTCGCCTGCGACGACCTCGACGGCGACGGCCGGATCGACATCGTCGTCGCCAACGACACCGTGCAGAACTTCCTGTTCCACAACGTCGGCGGCGGCCGGTTCGAGGAGCTCGCCGGCCCGTCGGGCGTGGCCTACGACACCGAGGGGCGGGCGCGCGGGGCGATGGGGATCGACATCGGCTACTTCCGCAACGACGACGAGGTCGGGATCCTGATCGGCAACTTCGCCAACGAGATGTCGGCGCTGTACGTCTCGACCGGCCGGCAGCTCCAGTTCCGCGACGACGCGGTCGCCAACGGCCTCGGCCCCGAGACGCGCCAGGAGCTGACGTTCGGCGTGCTGTTTGCCGACGTCGATCTCGACGGCCGCCCCGACATCGTCCAGGCCAACGGCCACCTCGAGGAAGACATCAACAAGGTCCAGCGCACGCAGTTTTACGAGCAGTCGCCGGAGCTGTTTTGGAACTGCGGGCCCGACGAGCCGACCGAATTCGTCGCCGTGCCCGCGGCAACCGTTGGGGAGGGCTTCCACCGGCCGCTCGTGGGGCGCGGCCTGGCCACCGCCGACCTCGACGGGGATGGCGACGCCGACTTCGTGCTCACCGCGTCGGGCGGTCCGGCGCGGCTGGTGCGCAACGACCAGGCCACCGGCCACCACTGGATCCGGATCCGTCTGGAAGACGCGGGTTTGAACCGCGGCGCCGTGGGGGCGATGGTCGAGCTCCGCGGTCCGGCCGGGGGGCCGATGCAGCGCCGCTGCGTGTCGGCGGCGCGGAGCTACCAGTCGCAAAGCGAGCTGCCGGTGACGTTCGGCCTCGGCACGGCGGCCGAGCCGGTCACGATCCAGTTGCGCTGGCCCGACGGGGAACTGACGACCCATGCGGGGCTGGCAGTGGACCGGGTGCACGTCCTGCGGCGCGGCGGGGACGTGCGGTAA
- a CDS encoding alpha-keto acid decarboxylase family protein encodes MSESIDTNGHAAGPDAAAHPAPSRPAPIATATRAAAGERHRSVTELSIGEYLIRRLGDYGIRHVFGVPGDYVLHFYDMLAHSPLELVNCTREDCVGYAADAYARINGIGSLCVTYGVGGLSVVNAVAGAFAEKSPVVVISGAPGLRERGERGERPLLHHCVRDWSTQREVFEKICAACVELTDADTAFRDIDRLLDLAARSKRPVYIELPRDMVDVVPESIRPSACPRVRSDPEALAEAVREAAERIAEAEAPVIIAGVELHRFGLQADVIALAEASQIAVASTIMGKSVVSEVHPLYIGLYGGGMGREEVTRFVESSDCRILLGTLMTDIDLGIFTAKLDPWRTIHATSEGLQISHHHYHGVLLEDFIRGLAAARPKAKPRVLPPGPAVARGPFRLEPDAPLTISRLVRRLDESLDDRTVVVADIGDALFATSELVIRGQTEYVSPAYYTSMGFGVPAALGAAVARPDLRVILVAGDGAFQMTGMELSTLVARKLPVVVIVLDNAGYGTERLLQDGTFNDINVWAYERLPEVLGGGTGHVARTEGEFDRALSLALSDPPGLHLIRACLPRDDFSNTLQRLARKLQTRV; translated from the coding sequence ATGTCGGAGTCGATCGACACCAACGGACACGCCGCCGGCCCGGATGCCGCGGCCCATCCCGCGCCGTCGCGACCGGCGCCGATCGCGACCGCCACCCGCGCGGCCGCCGGCGAACGCCATCGCAGCGTCACCGAACTGTCGATCGGCGAATACCTCATCCGCCGGCTGGGCGACTACGGGATCCGCCACGTGTTCGGCGTGCCGGGCGACTATGTCCTCCACTTCTACGACATGCTCGCCCACTCGCCGCTCGAACTGGTCAACTGCACGCGCGAGGACTGCGTCGGCTACGCCGCCGACGCCTACGCCCGGATCAACGGCATCGGCAGCCTGTGCGTGACCTATGGCGTCGGCGGCCTGAGCGTCGTCAATGCCGTCGCCGGGGCGTTCGCCGAGAAGAGCCCGGTGGTCGTGATCTCGGGCGCGCCGGGGCTCCGCGAGCGCGGCGAGCGCGGTGAGCGGCCGCTGCTCCACCACTGCGTCCGCGACTGGTCGACGCAGCGCGAGGTGTTCGAGAAGATCTGCGCCGCCTGCGTCGAGCTGACCGACGCCGACACGGCGTTTCGCGACATCGACCGGCTCCTCGACCTCGCCGCCCGCTCCAAGCGACCGGTCTACATCGAACTGCCGCGCGACATGGTCGACGTCGTGCCCGAGTCGATCCGCCCCTCGGCCTGCCCGCGCGTGCGGAGCGATCCGGAGGCGCTCGCCGAGGCGGTCCGCGAGGCCGCCGAGCGGATCGCCGAGGCCGAGGCGCCGGTGATCATCGCCGGCGTCGAGCTCCACCGGTTCGGCCTCCAGGCCGACGTCATCGCGCTGGCCGAGGCGTCGCAGATCGCGGTCGCCTCGACGATCATGGGCAAGAGCGTGGTCAGCGAGGTCCATCCGCTGTACATCGGCCTGTACGGCGGCGGGATGGGGCGCGAGGAGGTGACGCGGTTCGTCGAGTCGAGCGACTGCCGGATCCTTCTCGGCACGCTGATGACCGACATCGACCTGGGGATCTTCACCGCCAAGCTCGACCCGTGGCGCACGATCCATGCCACGAGCGAAGGCCTCCAGATCAGCCATCATCACTACCACGGCGTCCTCCTCGAGGACTTCATCCGCGGGCTCGCCGCCGCCCGGCCGAAGGCCAAGCCGCGCGTCCTGCCACCGGGCCCGGCCGTGGCGCGGGGGCCGTTCCGCCTCGAGCCCGACGCGCCGCTCACGATCTCGCGGCTGGTGCGCCGGCTCGACGAATCGCTCGACGACCGCACGGTCGTGGTCGCCGACATCGGCGACGCGCTGTTCGCGACCAGCGAGCTGGTGATCCGCGGCCAGACCGAATACGTCTCGCCGGCCTACTACACGTCGATGGGGTTCGGCGTGCCGGCGGCGCTGGGCGCCGCGGTCGCCCGCCCCGACCTGCGCGTGATCCTCGTCGCCGGCGACGGGGCCTTCCAGATGACCGGCATGGAGCTGTCGACGCTGGTGGCGCGGAAGTTGCCGGTGGTGGTGATCGTCCTCGACAACGCCGGCTACGGCACCGAACGGCTCCTCCAGGACGGCACGTTCAACGACATCAACGTCTGGGCCTACGAGCGTCTCCCCGAGGTCCTCGGCGGCGGCACCGGCCACGTCGCGCGGACCGAGGGCGAATTCGACCGCGCGCTGTCGCTGGCCCTCTCCGATCCCCCGGGCCTCCACCTCATCCGCGCCTGCCTCCCGCGCGACGACTTCAGCAACACGCTCCAGCGCCTGGCCCGCAAGCTGCAAACGCGCGTCTGA